GCTCCGCCAtgctctccccctcccccacccccccccccccccacccccatctCTTCTCCCTCTTTTTCTTCCCTATCTGCTGGCTACGTCGAGCTCAAGTAGCTTTTCACGACAACAGcctcgtcgccgttgccgccgccaccattgtAGCCCAATTCGCCGATGCATTGATTCCGTCTTTGTCACTGTCACCACTTTTAAAATTTCTTTATGCTAATTAGACTACCCTTTAGAGCAAGTCAGGGGGTTATTCGTTTGGTACGAAAAGTTGAGGATGAATGATGTCTAATTTTGTAATTAAGGGGATAATTTATATTGTCACAGTAGTTCAGAGGTTAATTTAGGCTATCTTCGCTCCAGCGTGTTTCCAACCAGAacagtgcgcacggaaaacggaacggtcTATTAGCacgcgattaattaagtattagctattttttttcaaaaatggattaatatgatttttttaaaacaactttcgtacataaactttttgtaaaaaaacacaccgtttagcaatttgaaaagcgtgcacgtggaaaacgagggagatgagtcCGGAAACCTAGGTTAAAAAGTCCTATACTTTTTGTCTTTTTCCATAAACAAATACAGTATATAGTCATCCCGATACACTAGTTCTTAGGACTATATATACTGGGCATTTTCGGTAATTCCTCGCCCCTTGTGTCTTGAAGCCGTTCTACCACCTGCTGGTGCTCCAAAGTTGAAAGTCGAAAGCAGCGAGAGCTCTTGGCGCCCATCGATTCGCCAAGAAATCCCCAATCTCTCCGtgagttcttctcctcctcccctcgatCGCGTGCTCCGATGTGTTTCTTGCGATTCTTGGTTGCCGATTCGCCGTTGTTGGTTGGTTTCCTCCTTTTGCTAGCAGAAGCTTTGGTTCTGGAGTTTGTTGATGCGGTTGGTCGGTCGCCGTGTCCATTGCAGGCAACCCGTTCGACGGAATGCAGCAGGGAGCCGCGGGGGAGGCgccgcggcgcgacgacggggaggcggcggggcctTCCGGTGGTGGCGGGGGCGGTGGTGAGGACCGCATCAGCGCGCTCCCGGACGAGGTGCTCGGCAGGATCGTGTCGCACCTGAAGGCGTGGCAGGCGGTGCGCACGAGCGTGCTCTCCAAGCGGTGGCGCAACGTGTGGGCGTCCGCGCCGCGCGTCGACATCCGCCACCCCTGCGCCTGCGACGGCCGCGCCGACCAGGAGAGGTTCCACGGCTTCGTCGACACCCTGCTCCTCAGGCGCCGCCCGTTCGCCCCCATCAAGGCGCTCCGGCTGAGCTggagccacggcggcggcgccaacagGTGGATCGCTCATGCCGTCAGGCGCGGGGCCGAAGAAATCGAACTCTCCACGAGGCATCACCAAGGTTCTCTGGAACCGGAGCCGGAGTTCACGAGCTTCATTTCTCCCAAGATCAAGATCTTGAAGCTGACGCGTGTCGGCATGGACATCAGGTCTATCACGCAAATCTGCTCTAGGTGCACTTCTTTGGAAGAATTAGAGCTCGAGGATGTTCGCCTACTTGAAGGGCAGATTCAATCGGCCTCGCTGAAGCGCTTGTCTATCATCAAATGCTATATCGATGATGGCTTTTTGGTTGATGCTCCGAACCTTGTCTCGCTCTGCTTCATCAGACCTCTCGGCATTGAGAGAAAGGGGGGAGCCAATTCCTCGTCTGATAGACTTTGGTGGCCAGTGTGGCTGAATGACGACGATGGATATGATCATGATGATGATTTCTTTGCAAATGCTAGTGCTGTACAATCTGACGATAAGAGAGGCAGTAAATCTGATCAAGATGATCTTGAAGGTTGCAATGATGATGATCGTACTGTGGCCTATGATGAGATTGCAGATGAGTACTCCAGTAATGGTGGTCCTGGTGATGAACATGGAGGATATTCTGAGAGCGATGATTCTACAATATGTGGTCCCTATGGTTTATTTAATGTTCTTGTAAAGACATCTCTGATCATGATAGCCCGGGAAGGAGAGG
The Oryza glaberrima chromosome 8, OglaRS2, whole genome shotgun sequence DNA segment above includes these coding regions:
- the LOC127782616 gene encoding F-box/FBD/LRR-repeat protein At1g16930-like, with the translated sequence MQQGAAGEAPRRDDGEAAGPSGGGGGGGEDRISALPDEVLGRIVSHLKAWQAVRTSVLSKRWRNVWASAPRVDIRHPCACDGRADQERFHGFVDTLLLRRRPFAPIKALRLSWSHGGGANRWIAHAVRRGAEEIELSTRHHQGSLEPEPEFTSFISPKIKILKLTRVGMDIRSITQICSRCTSLEELELEDVRLLEGQIQSASLKRLSIIKCYIDDGFLVDAPNLVSLCFIRPLGIERKGGANSSSDRLWWPVWLNDDDGYDHDDDFFANASAVQSDDKRGSKSDQDDLEGCNDDDRTVAYDEIADEYSSNGGPGDEHGGYSESDDSTICGPYGLFNVLVKTSLIMIAREGELLLRRELENFPMFINLNTLSLGEWCMVPDFSALSTILEKSPNVERLYLHLDMVHRGRGDIDPSGGSFACNNLKKVKITCCEDDVMVHKLAEFLEANGLQRQRIFVRHTSRTRRDSRAKQKEQEDHLRLTKKW